In Pseudomonas sp. Leaf58, one DNA window encodes the following:
- the def gene encoding peptide deformylase → MAILNILEFPDPRLRTIAKPVTVFDDALRQLIDDMFETMYEAPGIGLAATQVNVHQQVVVMDLSEDRSEPRVFINPTVEELTHDMGQYQEGCLSVPGFYENVDRPLRVRVKAQDRDGKPYELECEGLLAVCVQHEFDHLNGKLFVDYLSQLKRDRIKKKLEKQHRQQA, encoded by the coding sequence ATGGCCATCTTGAACATTCTCGAATTCCCGGACCCGCGCCTGCGCACCATCGCTAAACCGGTGACGGTGTTCGACGACGCCCTGCGTCAGCTGATCGACGACATGTTTGAAACCATGTACGAAGCCCCTGGCATTGGCTTGGCCGCCACCCAGGTCAACGTGCACCAACAAGTCGTGGTCATGGACCTCAGTGAAGACCGCAGCGAGCCGCGCGTCTTTATCAACCCCACGGTCGAAGAGCTGACCCACGACATGGGCCAGTACCAGGAAGGCTGCCTGTCGGTACCGGGCTTCTACGAGAACGTCGACCGCCCGCTGCGTGTGCGGGTCAAAGCCCAGGACCGCGACGGCAAGCCATACGAGCTGGAATGCGAAGGCCTGCTGGCGGTATGCGTGCAGCACGAATTCGACCACCTCAACGGCAAGCTGTTTGTCGACTACCTGTCGCAGCTCAAGCGCGATCGGATCAAGAAGAAGCTGGAAAAGCAGCACCGCCAGCAAGCCTGA
- the trkA gene encoding Trk system potassium transporter TrkA, whose protein sequence is MKIIILGAGQVGGTLAEHLASEANDITVVDTDGERLRDLGDRLDIRTVQGRGSLPTVLRQAGADDADMLVAVTNSDETNMVACQVAYSLFHTPTKIARVRESAYLTREELFDNDHIPVDVLISPEQVVTNYIKRLIEHPGSLQVIDFAEGKAQLVAVKAYYGGPLVGQQLRQIRAHMPNVDTRVAAIFRRDRPITPRGDTVIEADDEVFFIAAKKDIRAVMGELRRIDETNKRIVIAGGGQIGERLAEAIESRYQVKIIEMSPARCRHLSDTLESTVVLQGSASDKDLMLEENIADADIFLALTNDDEANIMSSLLAKRLGAGKVMTIINNPAYVDLVQGGDIDIAISPQLATIGTLLAHVRRGDIVSVHSLRRGAAEAIEAVAHGDSKSSKVVGKAIEDIALPPGTTIGAIIRDEEVMIAHDDTVIESGDHVILFVVDKKHIRDVEKLFHVGLSFF, encoded by the coding sequence ATGAAGATCATCATCCTCGGGGCAGGGCAGGTAGGCGGAACACTGGCAGAACACCTGGCCAGCGAAGCCAACGACATCACCGTGGTCGACACCGACGGCGAACGCCTGCGCGACCTGGGCGACCGCCTGGACATTCGCACCGTGCAGGGTCGTGGCTCACTGCCCACGGTGCTACGCCAGGCCGGTGCCGACGACGCCGACATGCTGGTGGCGGTGACCAACAGCGACGAGACCAACATGGTCGCCTGCCAAGTGGCCTATTCGCTGTTCCACACCCCGACCAAGATCGCCCGGGTGCGCGAGTCGGCCTACCTGACCCGCGAAGAGCTGTTCGACAACGACCACATTCCGGTCGACGTGCTGATCAGCCCTGAGCAGGTAGTAACCAACTACATCAAGCGCCTGATCGAACACCCAGGCTCGCTGCAGGTGATCGACTTCGCCGAAGGCAAGGCCCAGCTGGTGGCGGTGAAGGCGTACTACGGCGGCCCGCTGGTTGGTCAGCAACTGCGCCAGATTCGCGCGCACATGCCCAACGTCGACACCCGCGTGGCGGCCATCTTCCGCCGCGACCGGCCGATCACCCCGCGCGGCGACACGGTGATCGAAGCCGATGACGAGGTGTTCTTCATTGCCGCGAAAAAGGACATCCGCGCCGTGATGGGCGAACTACGCCGCATCGACGAAACCAACAAACGCATTGTCATCGCCGGCGGCGGACAAATTGGCGAACGCCTGGCCGAAGCCATCGAAAGCCGCTACCAGGTGAAGATCATCGAGATGAGCCCGGCCCGCTGCCGTCACCTCTCCGACACCCTGGAAAGCACCGTGGTGCTGCAGGGCAGCGCCTCGGACAAGGACCTGATGCTCGAAGAGAACATCGCCGACGCCGATATTTTCCTGGCCCTGACCAACGACGACGAAGCCAACATCATGTCGTCGCTGCTGGCCAAGCGCCTGGGCGCGGGCAAGGTGATGACCATCATCAACAACCCGGCCTACGTCGACCTGGTGCAGGGTGGCGATATCGACATTGCCATCAGCCCGCAGCTGGCCACCATCGGCACCTTGCTGGCACACGTGCGCCGGGGCGACATCGTCAGCGTGCACTCGCTGCGCCGTGGTGCGGCCGAGGCCATCGAAGCGGTGGCGCATGGCGATTCGAAGTCGAGCAAGGTGGTGGGCAAGGCCATCGAAGACATCGCCCTGCCGCCAGGTACCACCATCGGGGCGATCATCCGCGACGAAGAGGTGATGATCGCTCACGATGACACGGTGATCGAATCGGGTGACCACGTGATCCTGTTCGTTGTGGATAAAAAGCACATTCGCGATGTGGAGAAGTTGTTCCACGTCGGCTTGAGTTTCTTTTAG
- the rsmB gene encoding 16S rRNA (cytosine(967)-C(5))-methyltransferase RsmB has protein sequence MNPRLAAARALAAVLSGKASLNSSLPAQLDKVDERDRGLTQDLAFGTARWQPRLDLLAAQLLQKPFKAADADVQALLLVGLYQLFYTRIPAHAAIGETVGCADKLKKPWAKGLLNAVLRRAQREGEELLASMERDPVVRTAHPRWLQKALKAFWPEQWEAICAANNAHPPMILRVNRRHHSRDAYLALLAEAGISASACQYSRDGIVLGEACDVRGLPGFAEGWVSVQDEAAQLSADLLDLAPGQRVLDACCAPGGKTCHLLEAEAGLAHVVAIDLEAKRLTRVRENLDRLQLDAELIACDARDTASWWDGKPFQRILLDAPCSATGVIRRHPDIKLTRQADDIPALAALQGELLDALWPTLEVGGTLLYATCSSLPTENTEVIDAFLTRTPGARELDLATEAGLRQPHGRQLLAQEGGHDGFYYAKLIKIAASRG, from the coding sequence ATGAACCCACGCCTCGCCGCCGCCCGTGCACTTGCCGCTGTGCTCAGTGGCAAGGCCTCGCTGAACAGCTCGCTGCCGGCACAGCTGGACAAGGTCGATGAACGCGACCGTGGCCTGACCCAGGACCTGGCGTTCGGCACCGCACGCTGGCAGCCACGCCTCGACCTGCTGGCCGCACAATTGCTGCAGAAGCCGTTCAAGGCTGCCGACGCCGACGTGCAGGCACTGCTGCTGGTCGGCCTGTACCAGCTGTTCTACACCCGTATTCCGGCCCACGCCGCCATCGGCGAAACCGTCGGCTGCGCCGACAAGCTGAAGAAGCCGTGGGCCAAGGGCCTGCTCAATGCCGTGCTGCGTCGCGCCCAACGTGAAGGCGAGGAATTGCTCGCCAGCATGGAGCGCGACCCGGTGGTGCGCACGGCCCACCCGCGCTGGCTGCAAAAAGCGCTGAAGGCTTTCTGGCCGGAACAGTGGGAAGCCATCTGTGCCGCCAACAACGCCCACCCGCCGATGATCCTGCGGGTCAACCGCCGCCATCACAGCCGCGATGCTTACTTGGCGCTGCTGGCCGAGGCAGGCATTAGCGCCAGCGCCTGCCAATACAGCCGTGACGGCATCGTGCTGGGCGAAGCCTGCGACGTGCGCGGCCTGCCAGGTTTCGCCGAAGGCTGGGTGAGCGTGCAGGACGAAGCCGCTCAGCTGTCTGCCGACCTGCTGGACCTGGCCCCCGGCCAGCGCGTGCTCGACGCCTGCTGCGCGCCAGGCGGCAAAACCTGCCACCTGCTGGAAGCCGAAGCTGGCCTGGCCCATGTGGTGGCCATCGACCTCGAAGCCAAGCGCCTAACCCGCGTGCGCGAAAACCTCGACCGCCTGCAACTGGACGCTGAACTGATTGCCTGCGACGCCCGCGACACCGCCAGCTGGTGGGACGGCAAGCCGTTCCAGCGCATCCTGCTCGACGCGCCGTGCTCGGCTACCGGCGTGATCCGCCGCCATCCGGACATCAAGCTGACCCGTCAGGCCGACGACATCCCGGCCCTGGCCGCGCTGCAAGGCGAGCTACTCGATGCCCTGTGGCCAACCCTGGAAGTAGGCGGCACGCTGCTGTACGCCACCTGCTCCAGCCTGCCGACCGAGAACACCGAAGTGATCGACGCTTTCCTCACCCGCACCCCGGGTGCCCGTGAGCTGGACCTGGCCACCGAAGCCGGCCTGCGCCAGCCCCACGGCCGCCAGCTGCTGGCCCAGGAAGGCGGCCACGACGGTTTCTACTATGCCAAGCTGATCAAGATCGCCGCCTCGCGCGGATAA
- the aroE gene encoding shikimate dehydrogenase: MDQYVVFGNPIGHSKSPLIHRLFAEQTGQDLEYATLLAPLDEFSDCARGFFKQGSGGNVTVPFKEEAYRLCDSLTPRAQRAGAVNTLSKLADGTLQGDNTDGAGLVRDLTVNAGVELAGKRILILGAGGAVRGVLEPILAHKPQSLVIANRTVEKAEQLAREFDELGPVVASGFAWLQEPVDVIINATSASLAGELPPIADSLVAAGRTVCYDMMYGKEPTPFCQWAEKLGAAKVLDGLGMLAEQAAEAFFIWRGVRPDTAPVLAELRRQLARG, from the coding sequence ATGGACCAGTACGTCGTTTTCGGTAACCCCATCGGCCACAGCAAATCGCCGCTGATCCATCGCCTGTTCGCTGAGCAGACCGGCCAGGACCTAGAATACGCCACCCTGCTGGCGCCGCTGGACGAGTTCAGCGACTGCGCGCGCGGGTTCTTCAAGCAAGGCAGCGGCGGTAACGTCACCGTGCCATTCAAGGAAGAAGCCTACCGCCTGTGCGACAGCCTGACCCCGCGTGCCCAACGTGCGGGCGCGGTGAACACGCTGAGCAAGCTGGCCGATGGCACCTTGCAGGGCGATAACACTGATGGTGCTGGCCTAGTGCGTGACCTGACGGTGAATGCCGGGGTCGAGTTGGCCGGCAAGCGCATCCTCATCCTGGGTGCCGGTGGTGCCGTGCGTGGCGTGCTGGAGCCGATTTTGGCGCACAAGCCGCAATCGCTGGTGATTGCCAACCGTACCGTGGAAAAGGCCGAACAGCTGGCTCGTGAGTTCGACGAACTGGGGCCGGTGGTAGCCAGCGGGTTTGCCTGGTTGCAGGAGCCGGTGGATGTGATAATCAATGCCACTTCGGCGAGCCTGGCTGGGGAACTGCCGCCGATTGCCGACAGCTTGGTCGCGGCGGGGCGCACGGTTTGCTACGACATGATGTATGGCAAGGAGCCGACGCCGTTTTGCCAGTGGGCCGAAAAGCTGGGGGCGGCCAAGGTGCTGGATGGGCTTGGGATGCTGGCTGAGCAGGCGGCCGAAGCGTTCTTTATCTGGCGTGGGGTTCGGCCGGATACCGCGCCGGTTTTGGCTGAATTGCGCAGGCAGCTCGCTCGGGGCTGA
- a CDS encoding lysophospholipid acyltransferase, with the protein MEKFKGALMVGVLRLFAKLPWGAVQRVGAGIGWLMWKIPNGSRDVVRINLAKCFPEMDPVAREQLVGQALRDIGKSFVESACAWIWPPQRSLELVKEVHGLEVLEQALASGKGVVGITSHLGNWEVLNHFYCNQCKPIIFYRPPKLKAVDDLLREQRVQMGNRVAPSTKEGILSVIKEVRRGGQVGIPADPEPAESAGVFVPFLGTQALTSKFVPNMLAGGKAVGVFLHALRLPDGSGFKVFLEAAPEEMYSTDVNVSAAAMSKVVERYVRQYPSQYMWSMKRFKKRPAGEPRWY; encoded by the coding sequence GTGGAAAAGTTCAAGGGCGCCCTGATGGTCGGGGTGCTGCGCCTGTTTGCCAAGCTGCCCTGGGGCGCTGTGCAGCGCGTTGGCGCCGGTATCGGCTGGCTGATGTGGAAGATCCCCAACGGTTCGCGCGACGTGGTGCGGATCAACCTGGCCAAGTGTTTCCCCGAAATGGACCCGGTTGCCCGTGAGCAACTGGTCGGCCAGGCCTTGCGGGATATCGGCAAATCGTTCGTTGAAAGTGCTTGTGCCTGGATCTGGCCGCCGCAGCGCTCGCTGGAACTGGTCAAGGAAGTGCACGGCCTGGAAGTGCTGGAGCAAGCTCTGGCCTCGGGCAAGGGCGTGGTCGGCATCACCAGCCACCTGGGTAACTGGGAGGTGCTGAACCACTTTTATTGCAACCAGTGCAAACCGATCATCTTCTACCGCCCGCCGAAGCTGAAGGCGGTGGATGACCTACTGCGCGAGCAACGGGTGCAGATGGGCAACCGCGTGGCGCCATCGACCAAGGAAGGCATCCTCAGCGTGATCAAGGAAGTGCGCCGTGGTGGCCAGGTGGGTATTCCCGCTGACCCGGAGCCGGCGGAATCGGCGGGTGTGTTCGTGCCGTTCCTGGGGACCCAGGCGCTGACCAGCAAGTTCGTGCCGAACATGTTGGCAGGGGGCAAGGCGGTGGGGGTGTTCCTGCATGCGCTGCGGTTGCCGGACGGTTCGGGCTTCAAGGTGTTTCTGGAGGCGGCGCCGGAAGAAATGTACAGCACCGACGTGAACGTGTCGGCGGCGGCGATGAGCAAGGTGGTCGAGCGCTACGTGCGCCAGTACCCCAGCCAGTACATGTGGAGCATGAAACGCTTCAAGAAACGCCCGGCTGGCGAGCCGCGCTGGTATTAA
- a CDS encoding L-threonylcarbamoyladenylate synthase has protein sequence MVSSFRVQQAAREIRAGAVIAYPTEAVWGLGCDPWNEDAVYRLLALKSRPVDKGLILVADNIRQFDFLFEDFPEDWIDRMGSTWPGPNTWLVPHQDLLPEWVTGEHDTVALRVSDHPVVRELCALVGPLISTSCNPGGRPAAKTRLRVEQYFHGQLDLVLGGALGGRKNPSVIRNLATGEVVRPG, from the coding sequence ATGGTGAGCAGTTTTCGTGTGCAACAAGCCGCACGTGAGATTCGGGCGGGCGCAGTGATCGCCTACCCGACGGAAGCGGTCTGGGGCCTGGGCTGCGACCCGTGGAACGAAGACGCGGTGTATCGCCTGTTGGCGCTGAAGTCGCGGCCTGTGGATAAAGGGTTGATCCTGGTTGCCGACAACATCCGCCAGTTCGACTTCTTGTTCGAGGACTTTCCTGAAGACTGGATAGACCGCATGGGCAGTACCTGGCCGGGGCCGAACACCTGGCTGGTCCCGCACCAGGACTTGTTGCCCGAGTGGGTGACCGGTGAACATGACACCGTGGCGCTGCGGGTCAGCGACCACCCGGTGGTGCGCGAGCTGTGTGCCTTGGTAGGGCCGTTGATTTCCACCTCGTGCAACCCTGGCGGGCGTCCGGCGGCGAAGACCCGGTTGCGGGTGGAGCAGTATTTCCATGGCCAACTGGACCTGGTACTGGGTGGCGCGCTGGGTGGGCGGAAGAACCCGAGTGTGATTCGTAACCTGGCGACAGGCGAGGTCGTGCGCCCGGGCTGA
- the hemF gene encoding oxygen-dependent coproporphyrinogen oxidase has translation MTSRTEAVKAYLLDLQDRICSALEAEDGGARFVEDAWVREAGGGGRTRVIGDGKVIEKGGVNFSHVFGAGLPPSASAHRPELAGRGFEALGVSLVIHPHNPHVPTSHANVRFFIAEKEGEEAVWWFGGGFDLTPYYGNEEDCIHWHRVAEQACAPFGADVYPRYKAWCDRYFHLKHRGEPRGIGGLFFDDLNEWDFDTCFAFIRAIGDAYVNAYLPIIQRRKDTPYTPQQREFQEYRRGRYVEFNLVYDRGTLFGLQSGGRTESILMSLPPQVRWGYDWKAAPGSEEARLTEYFLQDRDWLGQ, from the coding sequence ATGACTAGCCGCACCGAGGCCGTGAAAGCCTACCTGCTCGACCTGCAAGACCGCATCTGCTCTGCCCTCGAAGCTGAAGACGGCGGCGCCCGCTTCGTCGAGGACGCCTGGGTGCGCGAAGCCGGTGGCGGGGGCCGCACGCGGGTGATCGGCGACGGCAAGGTGATCGAGAAAGGTGGGGTCAACTTTTCCCATGTGTTCGGTGCCGGCCTGCCGCCATCGGCCAGTGCCCACCGCCCCGAATTGGCGGGCCGTGGCTTCGAGGCCTTGGGCGTGTCGCTGGTGATCCACCCGCACAACCCGCATGTACCCACTTCCCACGCCAATGTGCGCTTCTTCATCGCCGAAAAGGAAGGGGAAGAAGCGGTGTGGTGGTTTGGCGGTGGCTTCGACCTGACCCCGTACTACGGCAATGAGGAGGACTGCATTCACTGGCACCGCGTGGCTGAACAGGCCTGCGCGCCGTTTGGCGCCGACGTGTACCCGCGCTACAAGGCCTGGTGTGACCGCTATTTCCACCTCAAGCACCGTGGCGAGCCACGCGGTATTGGTGGCCTGTTCTTCGATGACCTGAACGAGTGGGACTTCGACACCTGCTTCGCTTTCATCCGCGCCATCGGTGATGCCTACGTCAACGCCTATCTGCCGATCATCCAACGGCGCAAGGACACGCCTTACACCCCGCAGCAGCGCGAGTTCCAGGAATACCGCCGTGGCCGTTACGTGGAGTTCAACCTGGTCTATGACCGTGGCACCCTGTTCGGCCTACAGTCCGGTGGCCGTACCGAGTCGATCCTGATGTCGCTGCCGCCGCAGGTGCGTTGGGGTTACGATTGGAAGGCCGCACCGGGCAGCGAAGAAGCACGCCTGACCGAGTACTTCCTGCAAGACCGCGACTGGCTGGGCCAGTAA
- the fmt gene encoding methionyl-tRNA formyltransferase, translated as MRIVFAGTPEFAAEHLKALLNSPYEIVAVYTQPDRPAGRGQKLMPSAVKALAVANDIPVFQPPTLRNAEAQAELAALKPDLMVVVAYGLILPQVVLDIPRLGCINSHASLLPRWRGAAPIQRAVEAGDVESGVTVMRMEAGLDTGPMLLKVVTPISADDTGGSLHDRLAEMGPPAVVQAIAGLADGSLPGEVQDDAQATYAHKLNKDEARIDWSRPAVELERLIRAFNPWPVCHSTLDGESVKVLAAKLSTGKGAPGEIISASKDGLVVACGDQALSLTRLQLPGGKALNFSDLFNSRREKFATGKVLGQ; from the coding sequence ATGCGCATCGTCTTTGCAGGCACACCAGAGTTTGCCGCCGAACACCTCAAGGCCCTGCTCAACAGCCCGTACGAGATCGTGGCCGTCTACACCCAGCCCGACCGCCCCGCCGGCCGTGGCCAGAAGCTCATGCCGAGCGCGGTCAAGGCGCTGGCCGTGGCCAATGACATTCCGGTGTTCCAGCCGCCGACCCTGCGCAATGCCGAAGCCCAGGCCGAACTGGCCGCGCTGAAGCCAGACCTGATGGTAGTGGTCGCCTATGGCCTGATCCTGCCGCAGGTGGTACTGGACATCCCGCGTTTGGGCTGCATCAACAGCCATGCCTCACTGCTGCCACGCTGGCGCGGTGCGGCGCCGATCCAGCGCGCCGTGGAGGCTGGCGACGTCGAAAGCGGCGTGACCGTGATGCGTATGGAGGCGGGCCTGGACACCGGCCCGATGCTGCTCAAGGTGGTCACCCCGATCAGCGCCGACGACACCGGCGGCAGCCTGCACGACCGCCTCGCCGAAATGGGCCCGCCCGCTGTGGTCCAGGCCATCGCTGGCCTGGCCGACGGTTCGCTGCCCGGTGAAGTGCAGGACGATGCTCAGGCCACCTACGCGCACAAGCTGAACAAGGACGAAGCCCGTATCGACTGGAGCCGCCCGGCCGTCGAACTGGAACGCCTGATCCGTGCCTTCAACCCCTGGCCGGTGTGCCACAGCACCCTGGATGGCGAAAGCGTGAAGGTGCTGGCCGCCAAGTTGTCCACAGGCAAGGGCGCCCCAGGCGAGATTATTTCCGCCAGCAAGGATGGCCTGGTGGTCGCCTGTGGTGACCAGGCACTGAGCCTGACCCGCCTGCAACTGCCCGGGGGAAAGGCGCTGAACTTCAGCGACTTGTTCAATAGCCGGCGCGAGAAGTTCGCCACCGGCAAGGTGCTCGGCCAATGA
- a CDS encoding NADPH:quinone reductase, whose product MAKRIQFSQHGGPEVLQFVEFEPAPPGPLQVRVRNHAIGLNFIDTYFRSGLYAPPSLPSGLGTEAAGVVEAVGEGVTRLKVGDRVAHAGGPLGAYSEVHTLPEANLVKLPDNISFEQAAAVMLKGLTVQYLLKQTYEVKPGEVILFHAAAGGVGSLACQWAKALGAKLIGTVSSAEKAERAKALGAWATIDYSREDVAKRVLELTDGKKCPVVYDGVGADTWLTSLDCLQPRGLMVSFGNASGAVSGVNLGILAQKGSLYVTRPTLATYANNAENTQAMADDLFAMIGSGKLVVDIQQRYPLSEAAKAQVELSARRTVGSTVLLP is encoded by the coding sequence ATGGCCAAGCGTATCCAGTTCAGCCAGCATGGCGGCCCGGAAGTGCTGCAGTTTGTGGAATTTGAACCTGCCCCGCCGGGGCCACTGCAGGTGCGTGTGCGTAACCATGCGATCGGCCTGAACTTCATCGACACCTACTTCCGCAGCGGGCTGTATGCGCCGCCGTCCCTGCCTTCGGGCCTGGGCACTGAAGCGGCAGGCGTGGTCGAGGCGGTGGGCGAGGGGGTAACCCGACTGAAGGTTGGTGACCGCGTGGCCCATGCTGGCGGCCCACTGGGTGCGTATAGCGAGGTGCATACGCTGCCAGAGGCCAACCTGGTCAAGCTGCCCGACAACATCAGCTTCGAACAGGCTGCGGCGGTGATGCTCAAGGGTTTGACTGTGCAGTACCTGCTGAAGCAGACCTACGAGGTCAAGCCAGGTGAGGTGATCCTGTTCCACGCCGCTGCTGGTGGTGTAGGTTCGCTGGCATGCCAGTGGGCCAAGGCCTTGGGCGCCAAGTTGATCGGTACCGTGAGTTCTGCCGAGAAGGCCGAACGGGCCAAGGCGCTGGGGGCGTGGGCGACTATCGACTACAGCCGCGAAGACGTGGCCAAGCGGGTGCTGGAGCTGACCGACGGCAAGAAATGCCCGGTGGTGTATGACGGCGTCGGTGCAGATACCTGGCTGACCTCGCTGGACTGTCTGCAGCCACGTGGGCTGATGGTGAGCTTTGGTAATGCCTCGGGCGCGGTGAGCGGGGTGAACCTGGGGATTCTGGCGCAGAAGGGTTCGCTGTATGTGACCCGGCCGACGCTGGCGACCTATGCGAATAATGCCGAGAACACCCAGGCAATGGCGGATGACCTGTTTGCCATGATTGGCAGTGGCAAGCTAGTTGTGGATATCCAGCAGCGGTATCCGCTGAGTGAGGCGGCGAAGGCGCAGGTGGAGCTGTCGGCGCGGCGGACTGTGGGGTCTACTGTTTTGTTGCCTTGA
- a CDS encoding DNA-3-methyladenine glycosylase I, whose amino-acid sequence MPRCFWCTDDPLYQAYHDQEWGTPQRDPALLFEMLLLEGFQAGLSWLTVLRKRERYREVMHGFDPVQLAAMSDERIEALMQDAGIIRNRLKLKAARRNAQAWLAVDNPAEWLWSFVGGAPKINHFNGRSEVPAVTDEAKAMSKALQKAGFTFVGPTICYAFMQATGMVMDHTTDCDRYAALLR is encoded by the coding sequence ATGCCACGCTGCTTTTGGTGTACCGACGATCCGTTGTACCAGGCCTACCATGACCAGGAATGGGGAACACCCCAGCGTGACCCGGCGTTGCTGTTCGAGATGCTTTTGCTCGAAGGGTTCCAGGCGGGCTTGTCATGGCTCACCGTATTGCGCAAACGCGAGCGTTATCGCGAGGTGATGCACGGCTTCGACCCGGTGCAGCTGGCCGCCATGAGCGACGAACGTATCGAAGCGTTGATGCAGGATGCCGGGATCATCCGCAACCGCCTCAAGCTCAAGGCCGCCCGGCGCAATGCCCAGGCCTGGCTGGCTGTGGATAACCCTGCCGAATGGCTCTGGTCGTTCGTTGGCGGTGCGCCGAAGATCAACCACTTCAACGGCCGCAGCGAGGTGCCGGCGGTTACCGACGAAGCCAAGGCCATGAGCAAGGCCCTGCAGAAAGCCGGCTTCACCTTTGTCGGCCCAACCATCTGCTATGCGTTCATGCAGGCCACCGGCATGGTCATGGACCACACCACCGATTGCGATCGCTACGCCGCCTTGTTGCGCTGA
- the dprA gene encoding DNA-processing protein DprA gives MSMHHSSPCPPAELEARLRLHRLPETGLRRFHHLLDAFGSASSALSAPGSAWRALGIPQATIDARRSAEVRDGALAAMAWLERPGQHLLMWDDPDYPALLAEIDDAPPLLFVAGEAALLSRPQLAIVGSRRATPPALDIAGAFARYLAQAGFIITSGLAAGIDGAAHRGALQAGGGTIGVLGTGLQKLYPQRHRELARAMIDSGSALVSEYPLDAGPLPGNFPRRNRIISGLSLGVLVVEASLASGSLITARLAAEQGREVYAIPGSIHHPGAKGCHQLIRDGAQLVETVEQIMESLQGWQNLPPAIVDKFDHPLLALLHAAPQTSESLAHCSEQPLAVVLAQLTELELAGRVSNEAGRWFARAG, from the coding sequence ATGTCTATGCACCATTCGTCGCCTTGCCCGCCTGCCGAACTGGAGGCGCGTTTGCGCCTGCATCGCCTTCCCGAGACCGGACTGCGACGCTTCCATCACTTGCTCGATGCATTCGGCAGCGCTTCTTCAGCACTTAGCGCGCCGGGTTCTGCCTGGCGGGCGCTGGGCATTCCCCAGGCCACTATTGACGCTCGGCGCAGCGCCGAAGTCCGCGATGGCGCGTTGGCCGCAATGGCCTGGCTAGAGCGCCCTGGCCAGCATTTGTTGATGTGGGACGACCCGGATTACCCCGCGCTGTTGGCAGAAATTGACGATGCCCCGCCGCTGCTTTTTGTGGCTGGCGAAGCCGCTTTGCTTAGCCGCCCGCAGCTGGCAATTGTGGGTAGTAGACGTGCTACACCGCCGGCTCTGGATATCGCCGGGGCATTTGCTCGTTACCTTGCGCAGGCCGGTTTCATCATCACCAGCGGGCTGGCTGCGGGCATTGACGGCGCCGCTCATCGGGGCGCGTTACAGGCTGGCGGGGGCACGATTGGCGTGTTGGGTACTGGGTTGCAAAAACTTTATCCACAGCGGCACCGGGAGCTGGCCAGGGCGATGATCGACAGTGGTAGCGCGCTGGTGTCGGAGTATCCACTGGACGCCGGGCCGCTGCCCGGCAACTTCCCCCGCCGTAATCGCATCATCAGTGGCTTATCGCTGGGCGTGTTGGTGGTAGAGGCCAGCCTCGCCAGCGGCTCGCTGATAACGGCGCGGTTGGCGGCCGAACAAGGTCGCGAGGTGTATGCCATACCGGGCTCCATCCACCACCCAGGCGCCAAGGGCTGTCACCAGCTGATCCGTGACGGCGCGCAGCTGGTGGAAACAGTGGAGCAGATTATGGAAAGCCTGCAAGGCTGGCAGAACCTGCCGCCCGCCATTGTGGACAAATTCGACCACCCCTTGCTTGCCTTGCTGCATGCCGCACCGCAGACCAGCGAAAGCCTGGCCCACTGCAGCGAGCAGCCGCTGGCGGTGGTACTGGCACAACTTACCGAGCTTGAGCTGGCAGGCCGAGTGAGCAATGAAGCTGGGCGTTGGTTTGCCCGCGCGGGCTAA
- a CDS encoding tetratricopeptide repeat protein: protein MRESLEKMLAKGVDNPLLRFGLGKAWLDEGNGAEAAVHLARCVQQDPKYSAAWKLLGKAYQLQGDLAAARKAWEDGIVAAQAHGDKQAEKEMTVFLKKLNKVSD from the coding sequence ATGCGCGAGTCACTGGAGAAGATGCTGGCCAAGGGTGTGGATAACCCGTTGCTGCGGTTCGGCCTTGGCAAGGCCTGGCTGGATGAGGGCAATGGCGCTGAGGCAGCGGTGCACCTGGCGCGCTGTGTACAGCAGGACCCGAAGTATTCGGCGGCGTGGAAGCTGCTGGGCAAGGCGTATCAGTTGCAGGGTGACCTGGCGGCTGCGCGCAAGGCCTGGGAGGACGGGATCGTGGCGGCGCAGGCCCATGGCGACAAGCAGGCCGAGAAAGAGATGACCGTGTTCCTGAAGAAGCTCAACAAAGTATCGGATTAG